Proteins found in one Quercus robur chromosome 2, dhQueRobu3.1, whole genome shotgun sequence genomic segment:
- the LOC126713035 gene encoding extensin-like isoform X45 yields MGKMRSSMASLMLTVLVAIVSLSLPSETNANYPYASPPPPPYHYTSPPPPPYHPAPHYPPHFPPHHPVHSPPPPVPVKPVHPPHHPPHHPHYPPHLPPHHPPPKKPYKYFSPPPPVKPHYPPHYPPHHPVHPPHYPPHHPVHPPHHPVHPPHYPPHIPPHHPPTPVYKYKSPPPPPAHPVLPPYKYKSPPPPPPVYKYKSPPPPPPHPVLPPYKYKSPPPPPPVYKYKSPPPPSPHPKPVYKYKSPPPPPPVYKYKSPPPPPPHPKPVYKYKSPPPPPPHPKPVYKYKSPPPPPPFTSTSLLHHPHHTHNHTPTLTLTLTHTHTHTQNQFTSTSPLLHHHQFTNTSLLHHPHHTHTHTHYHTHTHTHTHTHYHTHIHTHTHTQFPTQHSHHTHISLLLHLLQSTSTSPHLHHHHTTSTHHPLLLTTRKCLQKYGTHEYLSK; encoded by the exons ATGGGGAAAATGAGGTCCTCAATGGCCTCTCTCATGCTCACTGTCTTAGTAGCAATAGTCTCACTTAGCTTGCCATCAGAAACCAACGCAAACTACCCATATGCctctcctccaccacctccttacCACTAcacatcaccaccaccacctccttaCCACCCAGCACCACACTACCCACCACACTTTCCACCCCACCACCCAGTGCACTCTCCTCCTCCACCAGTACCAGTGAAGCCAGTGCATCCACCACACCACCCACCACACCACCCACATTATCCACCACACCTTCCACCCCACCACCCACCACCCAAGAAGCCCTACAAGTACTTCTCTCCTCCACCACCTGTTAAACCACACTATCCTCCTCATTATCCACCACACCACCCAGTGCACCCACCACATTACCCACCACACCACCCAGTGCATCCACCACACCACCCAGTGCACCCACCACATTACCCACCACATATCCCACCACATCACCCACCTACTCCAGTTTACAAGTACaagtctcctcctccaccaccagCACACCCCGTACTCCCACCATATAAGTACAagtctcctcctccacctcctcctGTTTACAAGTACAAGTCTCCTCCACCACCCCCACCACACCCAGTACTCCCACCATATAAGTACAagtctcctcctcctcctcctcctgtTTATAAGTACAAGTCTCCTCCACCACCCTCACCACACCCAAAACCAGTTTACAAATACAagtctcctcctccacctcctcctGTTTACAAGTACAAGTCTCCTCCCCCACCCCCACCACACCCAAAACCAGTTTACAAATACAAGTCTCCTCCCCCACCCCCACCACACCCAAAACCAGTTTACAAGTACAagtctcctcctccacctcctcct TTTACAAGTACAAGTCTCCTCCACCACCCCcaccacacccacaaccacacCCCTAccctcaccctcaccctcacccacacccacacccacacccaaaACCAGTTTACAAGTACAAGTcccctcctccaccaccaccagttTACAAATACAAGTCTCCTCCACCACCCccaccacacccacacccacacccattaccacacccacacccacacccacacccacacccattACCACACCCACatccacacccacacccacacccagtTCCCCACCCAACACTCCCACCATACGCATATAagtctcctcctccacctcctccagTCTACAAGTACAAGTccccacctccaccaccaccacactaCATCTACTCATCACCCCCTCCTCCTCACTACTAGAAAATGCCTCCAGAAGTATG GAACGCATGAGTATTTGTCAAAATAA
- the LOC126713035 gene encoding extensin-like isoform X29 gives MGKMRSSMASLMLTVLVAIVSLSLPSETNANYPYASPPPPPYHYTSPPPPPYHPAPHYPPHFPPHHPVHSPPPPVPVKPVHPPHHPPHHPHYPPHLPPHHPPPKKPYKYFSPPPPVKPHYPPHYPPHHPVHPPHYPPHHPVHPPHHPVHPPHYPPHIPPHHPPTPVYKYKSPPPPPAHPVLPPYKYKSPPPPPPVYKYKSPPPPPPHPVLPPYKYKSPPPPPPVYKYKSPPPPSPHPKPVYKYKSPPPPPPVYKYKSPPPPPPHPKPVYKYKSPPPPPPHPKPVYKYKSPPPPPPFTSTSLLHHPHHTQYSHHISTSLLLLHHQFTSTSLLHHPHHTHNHTPTLTLTLTHTHTHTQNQFTSTSPLLHHHQFTNTSLLHHPHHTHTHTHYHTHTHTHTHTHYHTHIHTHTHTQFPTQHSHHTHISLLLHLLQSTSTSPHLHHHHTTSTHHPLLLTTRKCLQKYGTHEYLSK, from the exons ATGGGGAAAATGAGGTCCTCAATGGCCTCTCTCATGCTCACTGTCTTAGTAGCAATAGTCTCACTTAGCTTGCCATCAGAAACCAACGCAAACTACCCATATGCctctcctccaccacctccttacCACTAcacatcaccaccaccacctccttaCCACCCAGCACCACACTACCCACCACACTTTCCACCCCACCACCCAGTGCACTCTCCTCCTCCACCAGTACCAGTGAAGCCAGTGCATCCACCACACCACCCACCACACCACCCACATTATCCACCACACCTTCCACCCCACCACCCACCACCCAAGAAGCCCTACAAGTACTTCTCTCCTCCACCACCTGTTAAACCACACTATCCTCCTCATTATCCACCACACCACCCAGTGCACCCACCACATTACCCACCACACCACCCAGTGCATCCACCACACCACCCAGTGCACCCACCACATTACCCACCACATATCCCACCACATCACCCACCTACTCCAGTTTACAAGTACaagtctcctcctccaccaccagCACACCCCGTACTCCCACCATATAAGTACAagtctcctcctccacctcctcctGTTTACAAGTACAAGTCTCCTCCACCACCCCCACCACACCCAGTACTCCCACCATATAAGTACAagtctcctcctcctcctcctcctgtTTATAAGTACAAGTCTCCTCCACCACCCTCACCACACCCAAAACCAGTTTACAAATACAagtctcctcctccacctcctcctGTTTACAAGTACAAGTCTCCTCCCCCACCCCCACCACACCCAAAACCAGTTTACAAATACAAGTCTCCTCCCCCACCCCCACCACACCCAAAACCAGTTTACAAGTACAagtctcctcctccacctcctcct TTTACAAGTACAAGTCTCCTCCACCACCCCCACCACACCCAGTACTCCCACCATATAAGTACAagtctcctcctcctccaccaccagTTTACAAGTACAAGTCTCCTCCACCACCCCcaccacacccacaaccacacCCCTAccctcaccctcaccctcacccacacccacacccacacccaaaACCAGTTTACAAGTACAAGTcccctcctccaccaccaccagttTACAAATACAAGTCTCCTCCACCACCCccaccacacccacacccacacccattaccacacccacacccacacccacacccacacccattACCACACCCACatccacacccacacccacacccagtTCCCCACCCAACACTCCCACCATACGCATATAagtctcctcctccacctcctccagTCTACAAGTACAAGTccccacctccaccaccaccacactaCATCTACTCATCACCCCCTCCTCCTCACTACTAGAAAATGCCTCCAGAAGTATG GAACGCATGAGTATTTGTCAAAATAA
- the LOC126713035 gene encoding extensin-like isoform X31 yields MGKMRSSMASLMLTVLVAIVSLSLPSETNANYPYASPPPPPYHYTSPPPPPYHPAPHYPPHFPPHHPVHSPPPPVPVKPVHPPHHPPHHPHYPPHLPPHHPPPKKPYKYFSPPPPVKPHYPPHYPPHHPVHPPHYPPHHPVHPPHHPVHPPHYPPHIPPHHPPTPVYKYKSPPPPPAHPVLPPYKYKSPPPPPPVYKYKSPPPPPPHPVLPPYKYKSPPPPPPVYKYKSPPPPSPHPKPVYKYKSPPPPPPVYKYKSPPPPPPHPKPVYKYKSPPPPPPHPKPVYKYKSPPPPPPFTSTSLLHHPHHTQYSHHISTSLLLHHQFTSTSLLHHPHHTHNHTPTLTLTLTHTHTHTQNQFTSTSPLLHHHQFTNTSLLHHPHHTHTHTHYHTHTHTHTHTHYHTHIHTHTHTQFPTQHSHHTHISLLLHLLQSTSTSPHLHHHHTTSTHHPLLLTTRKCLQKYGTHEYLSK; encoded by the exons ATGGGGAAAATGAGGTCCTCAATGGCCTCTCTCATGCTCACTGTCTTAGTAGCAATAGTCTCACTTAGCTTGCCATCAGAAACCAACGCAAACTACCCATATGCctctcctccaccacctccttacCACTAcacatcaccaccaccacctccttaCCACCCAGCACCACACTACCCACCACACTTTCCACCCCACCACCCAGTGCACTCTCCTCCTCCACCAGTACCAGTGAAGCCAGTGCATCCACCACACCACCCACCACACCACCCACATTATCCACCACACCTTCCACCCCACCACCCACCACCCAAGAAGCCCTACAAGTACTTCTCTCCTCCACCACCTGTTAAACCACACTATCCTCCTCATTATCCACCACACCACCCAGTGCACCCACCACATTACCCACCACACCACCCAGTGCATCCACCACACCACCCAGTGCACCCACCACATTACCCACCACATATCCCACCACATCACCCACCTACTCCAGTTTACAAGTACaagtctcctcctccaccaccagCACACCCCGTACTCCCACCATATAAGTACAagtctcctcctccacctcctcctGTTTACAAGTACAAGTCTCCTCCACCACCCCCACCACACCCAGTACTCCCACCATATAAGTACAagtctcctcctcctcctcctcctgtTTATAAGTACAAGTCTCCTCCACCACCCTCACCACACCCAAAACCAGTTTACAAATACAagtctcctcctccacctcctcctGTTTACAAGTACAAGTCTCCTCCCCCACCCCCACCACACCCAAAACCAGTTTACAAATACAAGTCTCCTCCCCCACCCCCACCACACCCAAAACCAGTTTACAAGTACAagtctcctcctccacctcctcct TTTACAAGTACAAGTCTCCTCCACCACCCCCACCACACCCAGTACTCCCACCATATAAGTACAagtctcctcctccac caccagTTTACAAGTACAAGTCTCCTCCACCACCCCcaccacacccacaaccacacCCCTAccctcaccctcaccctcacccacacccacacccacacccaaaACCAGTTTACAAGTACAAGTcccctcctccaccaccaccagttTACAAATACAAGTCTCCTCCACCACCCccaccacacccacacccacacccattaccacacccacacccacacccacacccacacccattACCACACCCACatccacacccacacccacacccagtTCCCCACCCAACACTCCCACCATACGCATATAagtctcctcctccacctcctccagTCTACAAGTACAAGTccccacctccaccaccaccacactaCATCTACTCATCACCCCCTCCTCCTCACTACTAGAAAATGCCTCCAGAAGTATG GAACGCATGAGTATTTGTCAAAATAA
- the LOC126713035 gene encoding extensin-like isoform X4, with the protein MGKMRSSMASLMLTVLVAIVSLSLPSETNANYPYASPPPPPYHYTSPPPPPYHPAPHYPPHFPPHHPVHSPPPPVPVKPVHPPHHPPHHPHYPPHLPPHHPPPKKPYKYFSPPPPVKPHYPPHYPPHHPVHPPHYPPHHPVHPPHHPVHPPHYPPHIPPHHPPTPVYKYKSPPPPPAHPVLPPYKYKSPPPPPPVYKYKSPPPPPPHPVLPPYKYKSPPPPPPVYKYKSPPPPSPHPKPVYKYKSPPPPPPVYKYKSPPPPPPHPKPVYKYKSPPPPPPHPKPVYKYKSPPPPPPFTSTSLLHHPHHTQYSHHISTSLLLHPHHTQYSHHITTSLLPHPHHTQNQFTSTSLLHHPHHTQYSHHISTSLLLLHHQFTSTSLLHHPHHTHNHTPTLTLTLTHTHTHTQNQFTSTSPLLHHHQFTNTSLLHHPHHTHTHTHYHTHTHTHTHTHYHTHIHTHTHTQFPTQHSHHTHISLLLHLLQSTSTSPHLHHHHTTSTHHPLLLTTRKCLQKYGTHEYLSK; encoded by the exons ATGGGGAAAATGAGGTCCTCAATGGCCTCTCTCATGCTCACTGTCTTAGTAGCAATAGTCTCACTTAGCTTGCCATCAGAAACCAACGCAAACTACCCATATGCctctcctccaccacctccttacCACTAcacatcaccaccaccacctccttaCCACCCAGCACCACACTACCCACCACACTTTCCACCCCACCACCCAGTGCACTCTCCTCCTCCACCAGTACCAGTGAAGCCAGTGCATCCACCACACCACCCACCACACCACCCACATTATCCACCACACCTTCCACCCCACCACCCACCACCCAAGAAGCCCTACAAGTACTTCTCTCCTCCACCACCTGTTAAACCACACTATCCTCCTCATTATCCACCACACCACCCAGTGCACCCACCACATTACCCACCACACCACCCAGTGCATCCACCACACCACCCAGTGCACCCACCACATTACCCACCACATATCCCACCACATCACCCACCTACTCCAGTTTACAAGTACaagtctcctcctccaccaccagCACACCCCGTACTCCCACCATATAAGTACAagtctcctcctccacctcctcctGTTTACAAGTACAAGTCTCCTCCACCACCCCCACCACACCCAGTACTCCCACCATATAAGTACAagtctcctcctcctcctcctcctgtTTATAAGTACAAGTCTCCTCCACCACCCTCACCACACCCAAAACCAGTTTACAAATACAagtctcctcctccacctcctcctGTTTACAAGTACAAGTCTCCTCCCCCACCCCCACCACACCCAAAACCAGTTTACAAATACAAGTCTCCTCCCCCACCCCCACCACACCCAAAACCAGTTTACAAGTACAagtctcctcctccacctcctcct TTTACAAGTACAAGTCTCCTCCACCACCCCCACCACACCCAGTACTCCCACCATATAAGTACAagtctcctcctccac CCCCACCACACCCAGTACTCCCACCATATTACTACAAGTCTCCTCCCCCACCCCCACCACACCCAAAACCAGTTTACAAGTACAAGTCTCCTCCACCACCCCCACCACACCCAGTACTCCCACCATATAAGTACAagtctcctcctcctccaccaccagTTTACAAGTACAAGTCTCCTCCACCACCCCcaccacacccacaaccacacCCCTAccctcaccctcaccctcacccacacccacacccacacccaaaACCAGTTTACAAGTACAAGTcccctcctccaccaccaccagttTACAAATACAAGTCTCCTCCACCACCCccaccacacccacacccacacccattaccacacccacacccacacccacacccacacccattACCACACCCACatccacacccacacccacacccagtTCCCCACCCAACACTCCCACCATACGCATATAagtctcctcctccacctcctccagTCTACAAGTACAAGTccccacctccaccaccaccacactaCATCTACTCATCACCCCCTCCTCCTCACTACTAGAAAATGCCTCCAGAAGTATG GAACGCATGAGTATTTGTCAAAATAA
- the LOC126713035 gene encoding extensin-like isoform X16 has translation MGKMRSSMASLMLTVLVAIVSLSLPSETNANYPYASPPPPPYHYTSPPPPPYHPAPHYPPHFPPHHPVHSPPPPVPVKPVHPPHHPPHHPHYPPHLPPHHPPPKKPYKYFSPPPPVKPHYPPHYPPHHPVHPPHYPPHHPVHPPHHPVHPPHYPPHIPPHHPPTPVYKYKSPPPPPAHPVLPPYKYKSPPPPPPVYKYKSPPPPPPHPVLPPYKYKSPPPPPPVYKYKSPPPPSPHPKPVYKYKSPPPPPPVYKYKSPPPPPPHPKPVYKYKSPPPPPPHPKPVYKYKSPPPPPPFTSTSLLHHPHHTQYSHHISTSLLLHLLQFTSTSLLHHPHHTQYSHHISTSLLLLHHQFTSTSLLHHPHHTHNHTPTLTLTLTHTHTHTQNQFTSTSPLLHHHQFTNTSLLHHPHHTHTHTHYHTHTHTHTHTHYHTHIHTHTHTQFPTQHSHHTHISLLLHLLQSTSTSPHLHHHHTTSTHHPLLLTTRKCLQKYGTHEYLSK, from the exons ATGGGGAAAATGAGGTCCTCAATGGCCTCTCTCATGCTCACTGTCTTAGTAGCAATAGTCTCACTTAGCTTGCCATCAGAAACCAACGCAAACTACCCATATGCctctcctccaccacctccttacCACTAcacatcaccaccaccacctccttaCCACCCAGCACCACACTACCCACCACACTTTCCACCCCACCACCCAGTGCACTCTCCTCCTCCACCAGTACCAGTGAAGCCAGTGCATCCACCACACCACCCACCACACCACCCACATTATCCACCACACCTTCCACCCCACCACCCACCACCCAAGAAGCCCTACAAGTACTTCTCTCCTCCACCACCTGTTAAACCACACTATCCTCCTCATTATCCACCACACCACCCAGTGCACCCACCACATTACCCACCACACCACCCAGTGCATCCACCACACCACCCAGTGCACCCACCACATTACCCACCACATATCCCACCACATCACCCACCTACTCCAGTTTACAAGTACaagtctcctcctccaccaccagCACACCCCGTACTCCCACCATATAAGTACAagtctcctcctccacctcctcctGTTTACAAGTACAAGTCTCCTCCACCACCCCCACCACACCCAGTACTCCCACCATATAAGTACAagtctcctcctcctcctcctcctgtTTATAAGTACAAGTCTCCTCCACCACCCTCACCACACCCAAAACCAGTTTACAAATACAagtctcctcctccacctcctcctGTTTACAAGTACAAGTCTCCTCCCCCACCCCCACCACACCCAAAACCAGTTTACAAATACAAGTCTCCTCCCCCACCCCCACCACACCCAAAACCAGTTTACAAGTACAagtctcctcctccacctcctcct TTTACAAGTACAAGTCTCCTCCACCACCCCCACCACACCCAGTACTCCCACCATATAAGTACAagtctcctcctccacctcctc CAGTTTACAAGTACAAGTCTCCTCCACCACCCCCACCACACCCAGTACTCCCACCATATAAGTACAagtctcctcctcctccaccaccagTTTACAAGTACAAGTCTCCTCCACCACCCCcaccacacccacaaccacacCCCTAccctcaccctcaccctcacccacacccacacccacacccaaaACCAGTTTACAAGTACAAGTcccctcctccaccaccaccagttTACAAATACAAGTCTCCTCCACCACCCccaccacacccacacccacacccattaccacacccacacccacacccacacccacacccattACCACACCCACatccacacccacacccacacccagtTCCCCACCCAACACTCCCACCATACGCATATAagtctcctcctccacctcctccagTCTACAAGTACAAGTccccacctccaccaccaccacactaCATCTACTCATCACCCCCTCCTCCTCACTACTAGAAAATGCCTCCAGAAGTATG GAACGCATGAGTATTTGTCAAAATAA
- the LOC126713035 gene encoding extensin-like isoform X2 — protein sequence MGKMRSSMASLMLTVLVAIVSLSLPSETNANYPYASPPPPPYHYTSPPPPPYHPAPHYPPHFPPHHPVHSPPPPVPVKPVHPPHHPPHHPHYPPHLPPHHPPPKKPYKYFSPPPPVKPHYPPHYPPHHPVHPPHYPPHHPVHPPHHPVHPPHYPPHIPPHHPPTPVYKYKSPPPPPAHPVLPPYKYKSPPPPPPVYKYKSPPPPPPHPVLPPYKYKSPPPPPPVYKYKSPPPPSPHPKPVYKYKSPPPPPPVYKYKSPPPPPPHPKPVYKYKSPPPPPPHPKPVYKYKSPPPPPPFTSTSLLHHPHHTQYSHHISTSLLLHLLLFTSTSLLHHPHHTQYSHHITTSLLPHPHHTQNQFTSTSLLHHPHHTQYSHHISTSLLLLHHQFTSTSLLHHPHHTHNHTPTLTLTLTHTHTHTQNQFTSTSPLLHHHQFTNTSLLHHPHHTHTHTHYHTHTHTHTHTHYHTHIHTHTHTQFPTQHSHHTHISLLLHLLQSTSTSPHLHHHHTTSTHHPLLLTTRKCLQKYGTHEYLSK from the exons ATGGGGAAAATGAGGTCCTCAATGGCCTCTCTCATGCTCACTGTCTTAGTAGCAATAGTCTCACTTAGCTTGCCATCAGAAACCAACGCAAACTACCCATATGCctctcctccaccacctccttacCACTAcacatcaccaccaccacctccttaCCACCCAGCACCACACTACCCACCACACTTTCCACCCCACCACCCAGTGCACTCTCCTCCTCCACCAGTACCAGTGAAGCCAGTGCATCCACCACACCACCCACCACACCACCCACATTATCCACCACACCTTCCACCCCACCACCCACCACCCAAGAAGCCCTACAAGTACTTCTCTCCTCCACCACCTGTTAAACCACACTATCCTCCTCATTATCCACCACACCACCCAGTGCACCCACCACATTACCCACCACACCACCCAGTGCATCCACCACACCACCCAGTGCACCCACCACATTACCCACCACATATCCCACCACATCACCCACCTACTCCAGTTTACAAGTACaagtctcctcctccaccaccagCACACCCCGTACTCCCACCATATAAGTACAagtctcctcctccacctcctcctGTTTACAAGTACAAGTCTCCTCCACCACCCCCACCACACCCAGTACTCCCACCATATAAGTACAagtctcctcctcctcctcctcctgtTTATAAGTACAAGTCTCCTCCACCACCCTCACCACACCCAAAACCAGTTTACAAATACAagtctcctcctccacctcctcctGTTTACAAGTACAAGTCTCCTCCCCCACCCCCACCACACCCAAAACCAGTTTACAAATACAAGTCTCCTCCCCCACCCCCACCACACCCAAAACCAGTTTACAAGTACAagtctcctcctccacctcctcct TTTACAAGTACAAGTCTCCTCCACCACCCCCACCACACCCAGTACTCCCACCATATAAGTACAagtctcctcctccacctcctcctGTTTACAAGTACAAGTCTCCTCCACCACCCCCACCACACCCAGTACTCCCACCATATTACTACAAGTCTCCTCCCCCACCCCCACCACACCCAAAACCAGTTTACAAGTACAAGTCTCCTCCACCACCCCCACCACACCCAGTACTCCCACCATATAAGTACAagtctcctcctcctccaccaccagTTTACAAGTACAAGTCTCCTCCACCACCCCcaccacacccacaaccacacCCCTAccctcaccctcaccctcacccacacccacacccacacccaaaACCAGTTTACAAGTACAAGTcccctcctccaccaccaccagttTACAAATACAAGTCTCCTCCACCACCCccaccacacccacacccacacccattaccacacccacacccacacccacacccacacccattACCACACCCACatccacacccacacccacacccagtTCCCCACCCAACACTCCCACCATACGCATATAagtctcctcctccacctcctccagTCTACAAGTACAAGTccccacctccaccaccaccacactaCATCTACTCATCACCCCCTCCTCCTCACTACTAGAAAATGCCTCCAGAAGTATG GAACGCATGAGTATTTGTCAAAATAA
- the LOC126713035 gene encoding extensin-like isoform X12: MGKMRSSMASLMLTVLVAIVSLSLPSETNANYPYASPPPPPYHYTSPPPPPYHPAPHYPPHFPPHHPVHSPPPPVPVKPVHPPHHPPHHPHYPPHLPPHHPPPKKPYKYFSPPPPVKPHYPPHYPPHHPVHPPHYPPHHPVHPPHHPVHPPHYPPHIPPHHPPTPVYKYKSPPPPPAHPVLPPYKYKSPPPPPPVYKYKSPPPPPPHPVLPPYKYKSPPPPPPVYKYKSPPPPSPHPKPVYKYKSPPPPPPVYKYKSPPPPPPHPKPVYKYKSPPPPPPHPKPVYKYKSPPPPPPFTSTSLLHHPHHTQYSHHISTSLLLHPHHTQNQFTSTSLLHHPHHTQYSHHISTSLLLLHHQFTSTSLLHHPHHTHNHTPTLTLTLTHTHTHTQNQFTSTSPLLHHHQFTNTSLLHHPHHTHTHTHYHTHTHTHTHTHYHTHIHTHTHTQFPTQHSHHTHISLLLHLLQSTSTSPHLHHHHTTSTHHPLLLTTRKCLQKYGTHEYLSK; the protein is encoded by the exons ATGGGGAAAATGAGGTCCTCAATGGCCTCTCTCATGCTCACTGTCTTAGTAGCAATAGTCTCACTTAGCTTGCCATCAGAAACCAACGCAAACTACCCATATGCctctcctccaccacctccttacCACTAcacatcaccaccaccacctccttaCCACCCAGCACCACACTACCCACCACACTTTCCACCCCACCACCCAGTGCACTCTCCTCCTCCACCAGTACCAGTGAAGCCAGTGCATCCACCACACCACCCACCACACCACCCACATTATCCACCACACCTTCCACCCCACCACCCACCACCCAAGAAGCCCTACAAGTACTTCTCTCCTCCACCACCTGTTAAACCACACTATCCTCCTCATTATCCACCACACCACCCAGTGCACCCACCACATTACCCACCACACCACCCAGTGCATCCACCACACCACCCAGTGCACCCACCACATTACCCACCACATATCCCACCACATCACCCACCTACTCCAGTTTACAAGTACaagtctcctcctccaccaccagCACACCCCGTACTCCCACCATATAAGTACAagtctcctcctccacctcctcctGTTTACAAGTACAAGTCTCCTCCACCACCCCCACCACACCCAGTACTCCCACCATATAAGTACAagtctcctcctcctcctcctcctgtTTATAAGTACAAGTCTCCTCCACCACCCTCACCACACCCAAAACCAGTTTACAAATACAagtctcctcctccacctcctcctGTTTACAAGTACAAGTCTCCTCCCCCACCCCCACCACACCCAAAACCAGTTTACAAATACAAGTCTCCTCCCCCACCCCCACCACACCCAAAACCAGTTTACAAGTACAagtctcctcctccacctcctcct TTTACAAGTACAAGTCTCCTCCACCACCCCCACCACACCCAGTACTCCCACCATATAAGTACAagtctcctcctccac CCCCACCACACCCAAAACCAGTTTACAAGTACAAGTCTCCTCCACCACCCCCACCACACCCAGTACTCCCACCATATAAGTACAagtctcctcctcctccaccaccagTTTACAAGTACAAGTCTCCTCCACCACCCCcaccacacccacaaccacacCCCTAccctcaccctcaccctcacccacacccacacccacacccaaaACCAGTTTACAAGTACAAGTcccctcctccaccaccaccagttTACAAATACAAGTCTCCTCCACCACCCccaccacacccacacccacacccattaccacacccacacccacacccacacccacacccattACCACACCCACatccacacccacacccacacccagtTCCCCACCCAACACTCCCACCATACGCATATAagtctcctcctccacctcctccagTCTACAAGTACAAGTccccacctccaccaccaccacactaCATCTACTCATCACCCCCTCCTCCTCACTACTAGAAAATGCCTCCAGAAGTATG GAACGCATGAGTATTTGTCAAAATAA